One stretch of Nicotiana tabacum cultivar K326 chromosome 18, ASM71507v2, whole genome shotgun sequence DNA includes these proteins:
- the LOC107832701 gene encoding uncharacterized protein LOC107832701, which translates to MEPFQKKRLIDRYRRRLNMETAYANINGQIWLFFDAMVEWELGEDTEQQVTVRVLHHEQGQHMMMTFVYAKCSAMERGDFNVVLHEDEKIGGLPVHPPKYEDFAFCVNSCGLFEQGYKGSPFTGTGSDHTPLLMTCGEQTTNFVKTFRQQCQNGVGEHLVISSSCWLILEDIVMVKEMFFEEEPKTENRIVLQKAQSDLKKYLSIEEQYWKQKAGMTWFAEGDRNTIFFHNHFNGKRKKLQLNRIKSRSGVWIEDQEQLAITAVDFYQKQFTNEGDISDFSLLNNVPSMVTMERNLELSR; encoded by the exons ATGGAGCCTTTTCAAAAGAAGAGACTCATTGATAGATATAGAAGAAGGTTGAATATGGAGACTGCTTATGCAAATATTAATGGGCAAATATGGTTGTTCTTTGATGCAATGGTGGAATGGGAATTAGGGGAGGATACTGAGCAACAGGTGACTGTGAGAGTGCTTCACCATGAACAGGGGCAGCACATGATGATgacatttgtttatgcaaaatgttcaGCAATGGAGAG GGGGGATTTCAATGTGGTATTGCATGAAGATGAGAAAATAGGGGGACTTCCAGTACACCCTCCTAAATATGAGGATTTTGCATTTTGTGTAAACTCTTGTGGTTTGTTTGAGCAAGGATACAAAGGAAGTCCATTTACAGG AACTGGATCAGATCATACACCATTGTTAATGACATGTGGGGAGCAAACCACCAATTTTGTCAAGACTTTCAG GCAGCAATGTCAAAATGGAGTAGGGGAACATTTGGTGATATCTTCAAGCTGTTGGCTTATTTTGGAGGACATTGTTATGGTGAAAGAGATGTTTTTTGAAGAAGAGCCTAAAACTGAGAACAGGATTGTGCTTCAAAAGGCTCAATCTGACTTGAAGAAATATTTGAGTATTGAGGAGCAGTATTGGAAGCAAAAAGCTGGGATGACTTGGTTTGCTGAAGGAGATAGGAATACAATTTTCTTTCACAATCATTTCAATGGCAAAAGAAAGAAATTGCAACTGAATAGGATCAAAAGTAGAAGTGGGGTATGGATTGAAGACCAGGAGCAATTAGCTATAACTGCAGTGGACTTCTATCAAAAACAGTTCACAAATGAAGGAGATATATCTGACTTTTCCTTGCTCAATAATGTACCTTCGATGGTCACTATGGAACGGAATTTGGAACTTAGCAGATAG